A region of Planococcus sp. MSAK28401 DNA encodes the following proteins:
- a CDS encoding BCCT family transporter has translation MKNVTIVFWISIAICLAMVAWGFLEPENFQAQTGALTSWISSTFGWYYLASVFIILIFCIYLIFSRFSNIKLGKAGDDPEFGLVSWFAMLFSAGMGMGLVFWTTAEPISHAFISAPRSEVGSNEAVKEAMQFSFFHWGIHAWAIYGLVALSLAYAKFHNGSPGLISATLIPLFGKKRMSGWLGKLIDTLAVFATVIGVASTLGFGSAQINEGLSFLFGTPNTFAFQLLILAVATLLFIISAWSGIGRGIKYLSNINMVLAFILLGMLLIVGPTLYIMNMFADSLGGYFSNFLSMSFNLEPLNTERRAWVDGWTVFYWAWWVSWAPFVGIFIARISRGRTVREFMLGVLVVPSLVCFIFFSVFGVSALDLEQKGIDKISEYSLETATFGVLQHYPLGTVMSILTLFVVAIFFITSADSATFVLGMQTTGGLLNPPNLVKITWGLIQSAVAAIVVYSGGTQGLQNSLIIAALPFSVVVLLMGAAFLKAASQDPVAVKKKKQSL, from the coding sequence TTGAAAAATGTCACGATCGTTTTTTGGATTTCGATCGCCATCTGCCTGGCCATGGTTGCCTGGGGATTTCTAGAGCCCGAAAACTTCCAAGCGCAGACCGGTGCGCTCACTTCGTGGATTTCATCCACATTCGGCTGGTATTACCTCGCTTCTGTTTTCATTATCCTTATCTTTTGCATTTATTTGATTTTTTCCAGATTTTCCAATATCAAACTCGGGAAAGCCGGCGACGATCCGGAATTCGGTTTAGTGTCGTGGTTCGCAATGTTGTTTTCCGCTGGAATGGGTATGGGACTCGTTTTCTGGACAACAGCCGAACCGATTTCCCACGCATTTATCAGCGCACCGCGTTCTGAAGTCGGCTCTAATGAAGCCGTCAAAGAAGCGATGCAATTCTCATTTTTCCACTGGGGAATCCACGCCTGGGCGATTTACGGGCTTGTCGCTTTATCGCTCGCTTACGCGAAATTCCATAACGGGTCGCCTGGCTTGATCAGCGCAACACTTATTCCGCTATTCGGCAAGAAACGGATGAGCGGTTGGCTCGGCAAACTGATCGATACGCTCGCCGTGTTCGCGACGGTCATCGGCGTCGCCTCTACACTTGGATTTGGCTCTGCGCAAATCAACGAAGGGCTGTCGTTCCTGTTCGGGACACCGAATACGTTCGCTTTTCAATTATTGATCCTTGCCGTTGCTACCTTATTATTCATCATTTCCGCATGGTCCGGCATCGGCCGGGGCATCAAATATTTAAGTAATATCAATATGGTATTGGCCTTCATTTTGCTCGGCATGCTGCTGATTGTCGGCCCGACGCTTTATATCATGAATATGTTTGCAGATTCTCTTGGCGGCTATTTCTCCAATTTCCTGTCGATGAGCTTTAATTTGGAGCCGCTGAACACGGAACGACGCGCCTGGGTAGATGGCTGGACAGTCTTTTACTGGGCATGGTGGGTATCTTGGGCGCCATTCGTCGGGATTTTCATCGCCCGTATTTCACGGGGACGCACCGTTCGAGAATTTATGCTTGGCGTCCTCGTCGTCCCATCACTCGTCTGCTTTATTTTCTTCTCGGTGTTCGGTGTTTCTGCTTTGGACTTGGAGCAAAAAGGCATCGACAAGATTTCCGAATACAGTTTGGAAACTGCCACATTCGGCGTACTCCAGCATTATCCACTCGGCACTGTCATGTCGATCCTCACTTTGTTCGTAGTCGCTATCTTCTTCATCACTTCTGCTGACTCCGCGACATTCGTGCTTGGCATGCAGACCACAGGCGGCTTATTGAATCCCCCGAACTTGGTGAAAATCACTTGGGGCTTGATCCAGTCAGCTGTTGCAGCTATCGTCGTCTACAGCGGCGGAACACAAGGCTTGCAGAATTCCTTGATCATTGCGGCCTTGCCGTTCTCGGTCGTCGTCCTGCTGATGGGGGCCGCGTTTTTGAAAGCAGCCAGCCAAGATCCCGTCGCAGTGAAAAAGAAAAAACAATCTTTGTAA
- a CDS encoding LysM peptidoglycan-binding domain-containing protein, whose translation MKKQIVTLTAIAALSVGAATTASANSSYTVQSGDTLWGISQEKNVSVQNLKNWNDLSSDLIFPNETLSVEGKEQASKKSSNSSSTYTVKSGDTLFKIASAHGISLDQLMSWNNISGHMIYPGQEFAVKGAAAKAAAPAPAAPAVKAPAKEAPKSTQAAPTPASAPAAAKPAAASTQSGKEMTVSATAYTAYCAGCSGITRTGIDLRSNPNQKVIAVDPSVIPLGSKVWVEGYGTAIAGDTGGAIKGNKIDVFIPTQGEALNWGRKNITIKILD comes from the coding sequence ATGAAAAAGCAAATCGTTACACTAACGGCAATCGCGGCATTAAGTGTAGGCGCAGCAACAACAGCAAGCGCTAATTCATCGTATACAGTTCAGTCAGGTGACACTCTGTGGGGAATCTCACAAGAAAAGAACGTTTCCGTTCAAAATCTTAAAAACTGGAACGACCTATCATCAGACTTGATTTTCCCGAACGAGACGCTCTCTGTTGAAGGAAAAGAACAGGCATCCAAGAAATCATCGAACTCATCATCTACCTATACAGTTAAAAGCGGCGATACTTTGTTCAAGATCGCTTCCGCTCACGGAATCTCATTGGATCAATTGATGAGCTGGAACAACATCTCCGGCCACATGATCTACCCTGGACAAGAATTCGCAGTTAAAGGCGCAGCAGCAAAAGCAGCAGCACCTGCACCGGCAGCACCAGCAGTAAAAGCACCAGCTAAAGAAGCACCAAAATCAACTCAAGCAGCACCAACACCTGCAAGTGCACCAGCAGCGGCTAAACCAGCAGCAGCTTCTACACAATCAGGTAAAGAAATGACAGTATCCGCAACAGCTTACACAGCTTACTGCGCAGGCTGCTCAGGCATCACGCGTACAGGCATCGACTTGCGTTCGAACCCGAACCAAAAAGTCATCGCAGTAGACCCATCCGTTATCCCGCTCGGTTCAAAAGTATGGGTTGAAGGATACGGAACAGCTATCGCTGGCGATACTGGCGGAGCTATCAAAGGAAATAAGATCGACGTCTTCATCCCAACTCAAGGCGAAGCTTTGAACTGGGGACGCAAAAACATCACAATCAAAATTCTAGACTAA
- a CDS encoding gluconate 2-dehydrogenase subunit 3 family protein: MAEKKNVSRRDFLKTSGIAAGALVGGGIIGGVIGANTRQDTAAPSGGEAGQNGGAETTESVRGLQFFKNQQEFAVLQQATERIFPEDDLGPGAIGLGVPFFIDHQLAGSYGENSREYMQPPFQLGEATQGYQSRLKRNELFRQGLQKMQQEAQSRFEANFVDLEPEQMDEILTAFQDDEVDMQAANAQFFFRLLRQATLNGVYADPIYAGNQNMDAWRMKGFPGHRPSYINEIESEDFVELDPHSVGDMLS, from the coding sequence ATGGCAGAGAAGAAAAATGTTTCCAGACGCGATTTCTTGAAAACGTCAGGGATCGCGGCAGGCGCTCTCGTCGGTGGAGGAATTATTGGTGGAGTGATTGGCGCAAATACACGTCAGGATACGGCAGCTCCAAGTGGCGGTGAAGCAGGCCAAAACGGAGGGGCAGAAACGACCGAATCGGTACGCGGCTTGCAATTCTTCAAGAACCAACAGGAGTTTGCGGTATTACAGCAAGCGACCGAACGTATTTTCCCGGAAGATGATTTAGGGCCAGGCGCTATTGGCCTTGGCGTTCCGTTCTTTATCGATCACCAGCTGGCAGGGAGCTACGGCGAGAATTCACGTGAGTACATGCAGCCCCCATTTCAATTAGGCGAAGCGACTCAAGGGTATCAAAGCCGCTTGAAGCGCAATGAACTATTCAGACAAGGCTTGCAAAAAATGCAGCAGGAAGCCCAAAGCCGCTTCGAAGCGAACTTTGTCGATCTTGAACCCGAGCAGATGGATGAAATCCTGACAGCTTTCCAAGATGATGAAGTGGATATGCAAGCGGCAAATGCCCAATTCTTTTTCCGCCTTCTGCGGCAGGCAACGTTGAACGGAGTCTATGCAGATCCGATTTATGCGGGCAACCAGAACATGGATGCTTGGCGCATGAAAGGATTCCCAGGACACCGTCCATCGTATATCAATGAAATAGAAAGCGAAGATTTTGTGGAATTGGATCCGCATTCAGTAGGAGACATGCTGAGCTAA
- a CDS encoding GMC family oxidoreductase, with amino-acid sequence MATTLDKVDVVTVGVGWTGGIIAAECAKEGLKVVGLERGQERSTEDYSMVHDEYRYAIRYELMQDLSKETITFRNSRDQTALPMRQLGSFLLGEGLGGAGTHWNGQNWRFLPYDFEIKSMTDAKYGENKLPAEYTLQDWGITYDELEPYFDKFEKTAGISGEDKNPFWGKRSSEYPTPPMKKTPLLSKFETATSNLGYTPFMMPSANLSEAYENPDGQQIAACQYCGFCERFGCEYGAKTSPEITVVPAARATGNYDIRFNANVVEVMKEGERVTGVRFIDTVTFEEFIQPAEVVVLTSYVMNNAKLLMVSEIGQMYDPETGEGSLGKNYAYQILPGASGFFDDQMNVFMGAGALGMTIDDFNGDSFDHNDLDFVHGGSISMTQTGSRPIASNPLPPDTPSWGADFKKASIENYTRTLSVGAQGASMPHRDNYLSLDETYKDIYGVPLLQLTYNFTDQDRALHKYLTERAVEIMQEMGAKTVVGRAPISDYDIVPYQTTHNTGGTIMGGDPATSVVNNYLQHWDMENLFVVGAGNFAHNGGYNPTGTVGALAYRCAEGIIKYSQDGGSLV; translated from the coding sequence ATGGCGACAACGCTAGATAAAGTAGATGTAGTAACGGTAGGAGTCGGCTGGACCGGCGGAATCATTGCTGCTGAATGTGCAAAAGAAGGATTGAAAGTTGTCGGCTTAGAGCGCGGGCAAGAGCGCTCGACAGAAGATTACTCCATGGTCCATGACGAATACCGCTATGCGATCCGTTATGAGTTGATGCAGGATTTGTCGAAAGAAACGATTACATTCCGTAACTCTAGAGACCAGACGGCATTGCCGATGCGTCAATTGGGTTCATTCCTGCTAGGGGAAGGCCTTGGAGGCGCTGGGACGCACTGGAACGGCCAAAACTGGAGATTTTTGCCATACGATTTTGAAATTAAATCTATGACTGATGCCAAATATGGCGAGAATAAATTGCCTGCAGAATATACATTGCAGGATTGGGGCATCACTTATGATGAACTGGAGCCTTATTTCGATAAATTCGAAAAAACGGCAGGGATTTCTGGCGAAGACAAGAACCCATTCTGGGGCAAACGGTCTTCAGAGTATCCAACCCCGCCGATGAAAAAAACACCATTGCTGTCGAAATTTGAAACGGCAACCAGCAACCTTGGCTATACGCCATTTATGATGCCTTCTGCTAACCTATCGGAAGCATATGAAAACCCGGATGGACAACAGATTGCTGCTTGCCAGTATTGCGGGTTCTGTGAACGCTTCGGCTGTGAGTACGGGGCAAAGACATCACCGGAAATCACTGTTGTTCCAGCGGCTCGTGCTACTGGCAACTACGATATCCGCTTTAATGCCAATGTAGTAGAGGTAATGAAAGAAGGCGAGCGCGTAACAGGCGTGCGTTTCATCGATACAGTAACGTTTGAAGAGTTCATTCAGCCGGCGGAAGTCGTCGTGTTGACGAGCTATGTAATGAACAACGCGAAACTATTGATGGTATCAGAAATTGGCCAAATGTATGACCCAGAAACCGGAGAAGGTTCACTTGGGAAAAACTATGCATACCAAATTCTTCCTGGCGCATCCGGCTTTTTCGATGACCAGATGAATGTCTTTATGGGAGCGGGCGCACTTGGTATGACGATTGATGATTTCAACGGCGATTCTTTTGACCATAATGATCTTGACTTTGTCCACGGGGGAAGCATTTCCATGACACAGACTGGATCGCGTCCGATCGCATCCAATCCACTGCCTCCGGATACACCGTCTTGGGGAGCTGATTTCAAGAAAGCTTCCATTGAAAATTATACGCGTACATTGTCAGTCGGTGCACAAGGCGCGTCCATGCCACACCGTGATAACTACTTATCGCTTGACGAGACGTATAAGGATATCTATGGTGTGCCACTTCTGCAACTGACTTATAACTTTACCGACCAGGATCGTGCGCTGCATAAATATCTTACGGAAAGAGCAGTTGAAATCATGCAGGAAATGGGTGCGAAAACGGTTGTCGGCAGAGCGCCGATTTCAGACTACGACATCGTCCCTTATCAAACCACACACAATACAGGCGGCACGATCATGGGCGGAGATCCTGCAACCAGCGTCGTGAACAACTATCTGCAACATTGGGATATGGAAAACCTGTTTGTTGTAGGTGCAGGAAACTTCGCGCACAACGGTGGATATAACCCAACCGGCACAGTGGGTGCACTTGCATATCGCTGTGCAGAAGGCATCATCAAATACAGCCAAGATGGCGGTTCTTTAGTTTAA
- the tatA gene encoding twin-arginine translocase TatA/TatE family subunit has protein sequence MGGLASIGVPGLIIILVIVLIIFGPKKLPEIGGAVGKTFSEFKRSTKGLMDDDDEEDKDKKDKKEIAETNKTESL, from the coding sequence ATGGGTGGATTGGCTTCAATTGGTGTACCAGGCTTAATCATCATTTTGGTTATCGTGTTAATTATTTTCGGACCGAAAAAACTTCCGGAAATCGGCGGAGCCGTCGGCAAGACTTTCTCGGAATTCAAACGTTCGACAAAAGGCTTGATGGACGACGATGATGAAGAAGATAAAGATAAAAAGGATAAAAAAGAAATAGCAGAAACGAATAAAACCGAAAGTTTATGA
- the tatC gene encoding twin-arginine translocase subunit TatC, translated as MDPYGENNLISPLHKKKASEDPAGQEKQKADSGTEHETGDVPKEPTPGGGQKPPEEPEDRVETLVDHLGDLRKQLIKSSIVFLFFLALVFSTLNFWFPYVVKGNDLVILGPLEVVKFYTSISATMALGLSLPFLIHFIWQFVKPGLEETEARFLGLYSPVMLLLFIFGVAFGYFIVNPLSYQFLIGLGAANFDVMISANEYVHFLIMTTIPLGLLFEMPVLALFLSSIGVLTSVSMKKVRKWSYLSLAIVSALITPPDFLSQLLVLIPMAGLYEASIYAVKKMEARNERMEDTTV; from the coding sequence ATGGATCCGTACGGAGAAAACAATCTGATCAGTCCCTTGCATAAGAAAAAGGCGAGCGAAGATCCGGCGGGACAGGAAAAGCAGAAGGCGGACTCCGGAACGGAACATGAAACCGGAGACGTGCCAAAAGAGCCGACTCCGGGAGGGGGCCAAAAACCCCCTGAAGAGCCGGAAGACAGAGTGGAGACACTAGTCGATCATCTAGGGGATCTGCGAAAACAATTGATCAAAAGCTCCATTGTTTTCCTTTTCTTCCTAGCACTCGTCTTTTCTACGCTGAATTTCTGGTTTCCTTATGTGGTAAAGGGCAATGATTTGGTGATTCTCGGCCCGCTTGAAGTCGTGAAATTCTATACATCGATTTCTGCCACTATGGCACTCGGCTTGTCACTGCCGTTTTTGATCCATTTCATCTGGCAGTTCGTCAAACCAGGGCTTGAAGAAACCGAGGCCAGATTTCTCGGCTTGTATTCGCCGGTCATGCTGCTCTTGTTTATATTTGGCGTCGCATTCGGCTATTTCATCGTCAACCCGTTAAGCTATCAATTCTTGATTGGCCTTGGGGCAGCGAATTTCGATGTAATGATTTCGGCGAACGAATATGTCCATTTCTTGATTATGACCACGATTCCGCTTGGTTTATTGTTCGAAATGCCTGTCTTGGCATTGTTCTTATCATCAATCGGCGTCTTGACGTCCGTTTCGATGAAAAAAGTCCGGAAATGGTCGTACCTAAGTTTAGCGATTGTTTCCGCTCTTATCACGCCGCCGGATTTTCTCAGCCAGCTATTGGTTTTGATTCCGATGGCGGGGCTTTATGAAGCCAGCATTTATGCGGTGAAGAAAATGGAAGCGCGAAACGAACGGATGGAAGATACGACTGTATAA
- a CDS encoding GNAT family N-acetyltransferase, whose amino-acid sequence MPMEIREIEDLREVDAMDLVEESEAEGYRFLRRLIDQYEDGSNRFDQQGEVLYGVFDPQGKLIAIGGLNRDPYSTKEGIGRLRRIYIADAVRREGIGTKLLQTIIDSAKGQFSELVVRTDSASADAFYRGNGFSGDVGLPDVTHRLVLEQHAAKQ is encoded by the coding sequence ATGCCGATGGAAATTAGAGAAATCGAAGACTTGCGCGAAGTGGATGCAATGGACCTTGTGGAAGAAAGTGAAGCTGAGGGATATCGTTTTCTGAGGCGGCTCATCGATCAATACGAAGACGGAAGCAATCGCTTCGACCAACAAGGAGAAGTGCTATACGGCGTGTTCGACCCTCAAGGCAAATTGATCGCGATCGGTGGATTGAACCGGGACCCTTATTCCACGAAAGAAGGAATCGGTAGGCTGCGGCGCATTTATATTGCGGATGCTGTAAGAAGAGAAGGAATCGGAACGAAATTACTGCAAACAATCATCGATTCTGCCAAAGGCCAATTTAGTGAACTTGTGGTGCGTACGGATTCCGCTTCAGCGGATGCCTTTTATCGCGGGAACGGCTTCTCTGGTGACGTCGGTTTACCGGATGTCACGCACCGGCTCGTTCTGGAGCAGCACGCCGCAAAACAATAA
- a CDS encoding GrpB family protein gives MRKVIVTAYDERWPIEFEHAAEAIRGMLGSKCLKVEHIGSTAVPGLAAKPVIDLLVVVSDIEAIDRYEEDFRKLGYQAKGENGLPGRRYFERGGNERTHHVHCYEQGSLEISRHLAFRDFLQANPQVASAYGELKMKLAKQYPLDIEHYINGKHDMVQEIEKKAMGEI, from the coding sequence ATGCGTAAAGTGATAGTCACAGCGTATGATGAGAGATGGCCCATTGAATTTGAACATGCTGCAGAAGCAATCCGTGGGATGCTCGGGTCCAAGTGTCTAAAAGTAGAGCATATCGGCAGTACTGCGGTGCCGGGACTTGCTGCCAAGCCGGTGATTGATTTGCTTGTGGTCGTTTCCGATATCGAAGCCATAGACCGCTATGAGGAAGATTTCCGAAAACTTGGCTATCAAGCAAAAGGTGAAAATGGGTTGCCGGGCAGGCGCTATTTCGAGCGTGGCGGCAATGAACGCACGCATCATGTCCATTGTTATGAACAAGGAAGCCTTGAGATTTCTCGCCATCTCGCGTTTCGGGATTTCTTGCAGGCGAATCCGCAAGTTGCCTCAGCCTACGGAGAGTTGAAAATGAAGTTAGCGAAGCAATATCCCCTGGACATCGAACACTACATAAATGGGAAACATGACATGGTCCAGGAAATTGAGAAAAAGGCGATGGGAGAGATTTGA
- a CDS encoding NUDIX hydrolase encodes MEMANWKGAAGVCVNERNEILLVLMKAPEEDSKWSVPASGLEAGETLEQCCEREFEEVTGLTVKAGEILKTRDGNYEDAAVSFDLHYFRVEVTGGELIIPKDDFLIEDIAWKSIEEIEKLELAYPDDLELFKSLIAA; translated from the coding sequence ATGGAAATGGCGAATTGGAAAGGCGCTGCTGGCGTTTGTGTAAATGAGCGGAATGAAATTTTATTGGTGCTCATGAAAGCACCTGAAGAAGACAGCAAATGGTCGGTCCCCGCAAGCGGCCTGGAAGCGGGCGAGACGCTTGAACAATGCTGTGAGCGTGAGTTTGAGGAAGTGACGGGGCTAACGGTCAAGGCAGGGGAAATCTTGAAGACACGAGATGGCAATTATGAAGATGCTGCCGTATCATTTGATCTGCATTATTTTCGGGTTGAAGTAACAGGCGGCGAATTGATCATCCCGAAAGATGATTTCTTGATCGAAGACATCGCCTGGAAATCCATTGAAGAAATCGAAAAATTGGAGCTTGCCTATCCGGATGATTTGGAGCTTTTCAAGTCTCTTATTGCAGCTTGA
- a CDS encoding magnesium transporter CorA family protein translates to MPRHQFANAVWQEENAMEAADFRQLLTDNPKLQQWIDQSKNLTVNILHADTSQLGKEVLWGSLIYKQSRHARDAQDVFHFYVSPELLVTSTLDFEEDLDMPRHLMIQQMETAESPIEVMMILLGGMVGSVLHKIDGFEERLHQLLWNIKEHNNRKTLESIEEVRHEILLWKHLIMGFREISMAVEEIFGEDVHDGREYKRTAKRIDRCVMLVESYEDEINNMVDMENVVANYRGNEIVKTLTVLTTLFTPVMAWGALWGMNFEVMPELDWSLGYVAAILVIGVSTFLLYLYFKQKGWTGDILRSIDNKGKEKQRQD, encoded by the coding sequence ATGCCGCGGCATCAATTTGCGAATGCAGTATGGCAAGAAGAGAACGCGATGGAGGCGGCGGATTTCCGCCAATTGCTCACAGATAATCCGAAGCTGCAGCAATGGATTGACCAATCGAAAAACTTAACCGTCAATATTCTTCATGCCGACACGTCCCAGCTCGGCAAGGAAGTTTTATGGGGCTCATTGATTTATAAGCAAAGCCGCCATGCCCGGGATGCCCAGGACGTCTTTCACTTTTATGTATCGCCTGAGCTATTGGTGACCAGTACGCTTGATTTCGAGGAAGACTTGGATATGCCAAGGCATTTGATGATCCAGCAGATGGAAACGGCAGAATCCCCGATTGAAGTGATGATGATTTTGCTCGGGGGAATGGTCGGTTCGGTTTTGCATAAAATCGACGGCTTCGAAGAGCGGCTTCACCAATTGCTATGGAACATCAAAGAACACAATAACCGCAAAACTTTGGAAAGCATCGAGGAAGTGCGGCATGAAATCTTGTTATGGAAACATTTAATCATGGGATTCCGTGAAATCAGCATGGCGGTTGAAGAGATCTTTGGTGAAGACGTTCATGACGGCAGAGAATACAAGCGGACAGCCAAACGGATCGATCGTTGTGTCATGCTCGTCGAATCCTATGAAGATGAAATTAACAATATGGTCGATATGGAAAACGTCGTCGCCAATTACCGCGGCAATGAAATCGTCAAAACCTTGACGGTGCTGACGACTTTGTTCACGCCGGTCATGGCATGGGGCGCTTTATGGGGAATGAACTTCGAAGTCATGCCCGAACTCGATTGGAGTTTGGGTTATGTGGCAGCCATATTGGTCATCGGCGTCTCCACATTCTTATTGTATTTGTATTTCAAGCAAAAAGGTTGGACTGGGGATATTCTCCGCTCAATCGACAACAAAGGCAAAGAAAAACAAAGGCAGGACTGA
- a CDS encoding winged helix-turn-helix transcriptional regulator → MKNQEICPRFEAAISLLGQRWTGLIIHQLMAEPKRFGQLTEEIGISGRLLSERLKTLEGDGLVERTVHPETPVRIEYSLTEKGASLQPVMKEIERWSQNWIEPAKTAESTS, encoded by the coding sequence ATGAAAAACCAGGAAATTTGTCCACGTTTTGAAGCAGCTATTTCCTTATTGGGACAGCGCTGGACAGGCCTGATCATCCATCAATTGATGGCCGAGCCAAAGCGCTTTGGCCAATTAACGGAAGAAATTGGAATCAGCGGCCGCCTCCTGTCTGAACGGCTGAAAACTCTTGAAGGGGACGGGTTGGTCGAACGTACGGTCCATCCCGAGACCCCCGTGCGGATTGAATATTCGTTGACTGAAAAAGGCGCTTCACTCCAGCCGGTCATGAAGGAAATCGAACGTTGGTCACAAAATTGGATAGAGCCTGCGAAGACGGCGGAAAGCACTTCATGA
- a CDS encoding VOC family protein has protein sequence MNFHQKPVHYVESLILKVLDLKGMSRFYTEILGFDIIEEKESETVLGVGGEVILTLKSAPEFTAKAGRFAGLYHFAVLLPDRKELGKVLLHLYEQRIPIGSSDHQVSEALYLSDPEGNGIEIYRDREPGEWKWRGDQVHMTVDPLDVQEVAQASNGEKWDGMPAGTVLGHIHLHVSDLQAAHDFYTGAIGFGLVANLGNQALFVSDGNYHHHIGLNIWNGTGIPALPDHTAGLAHYVIRVADKQAQQAIHDRLQAQGAEVRMEGAALETADPSGNRIRILTA, from the coding sequence ATGAATTTTCATCAAAAGCCAGTGCATTATGTTGAAAGCTTAATATTGAAAGTGTTGGATTTGAAGGGAATGAGCCGTTTCTACACGGAAATATTAGGTTTTGATATCATCGAAGAAAAGGAAAGCGAGACCGTTCTCGGTGTAGGCGGGGAAGTGATCCTCACACTAAAATCAGCACCCGAGTTCACGGCGAAAGCAGGCCGCTTTGCGGGATTGTATCATTTCGCGGTGCTATTGCCGGACCGGAAAGAACTCGGCAAAGTGTTGCTTCATCTTTATGAGCAGCGGATTCCGATCGGCTCTTCCGATCATCAAGTGAGCGAAGCCTTATATCTTTCGGATCCTGAAGGGAATGGCATTGAAATTTACCGCGACCGCGAACCCGGTGAATGGAAATGGCGCGGTGACCAAGTGCATATGACGGTCGATCCGCTCGATGTGCAGGAAGTCGCACAAGCGTCAAATGGCGAAAAATGGGACGGCATGCCGGCAGGAACGGTGCTTGGGCATATTCATCTCCATGTCTCGGATCTTCAGGCAGCCCACGATTTCTATACCGGCGCAATCGGCTTCGGCTTGGTCGCGAACCTCGGCAATCAAGCGCTATTCGTCTCCGACGGAAACTATCATCATCATATCGGATTGAATATCTGGAACGGCACAGGCATTCCGGCCTTGCCGGATCACACGGCAGGTCTCGCGCATTACGTGATCCGTGTCGCAGACAAACAAGCACAACAGGCCATTCACGACCGCTTGCAAGCACAAGGCGCTGAGGTTCGGATGGAAGGGGCGGCGCTCGAAACTGCGGACCCATCCGGCAACCGCATCCGTATTTTAACCGCATAA
- a CDS encoding DUF368 domain-containing protein, which yields MEWKNIYRGILMGISDLIPGVSGGTIAFILGIYDRLLESISGFFSREWKKQLGFLVPLGIGIVITLLLFSRFIEFLLENHYEATQFFFMGLILGVLPYIMKQAEVKKNFTARHLVILLVIGAALASMAFIQTDENVAPITELSLPTFFLLFFSGWIASMAMLLPGISGSFILLLIGVYSTAINALSTLNLPIVLAIGAGVMVGFVVSSKAISYLLEHFTYVTYAAIIGLILGSLFVVFPGFAADPMTLVTSLITFMAGLVFTLWFSSPKKTDITSEHNVEA from the coding sequence ATGGAATGGAAAAATATATACCGCGGTATTTTGATGGGCATCAGTGATTTGATTCCGGGAGTCAGCGGCGGAACGATTGCCTTTATCCTGGGAATTTATGATCGCCTGCTTGAATCGATCAGTGGCTTTTTCAGTCGCGAATGGAAAAAACAACTGGGATTTCTTGTCCCTCTCGGCATAGGGATTGTCATTACCTTATTATTGTTCAGCCGATTTATCGAATTTTTGCTGGAAAACCATTACGAAGCGACGCAATTTTTCTTCATGGGGCTAATCCTTGGAGTCTTGCCTTATATCATGAAGCAAGCGGAAGTGAAAAAGAATTTCACGGCGCGCCATTTGGTCATCTTGCTGGTCATCGGGGCAGCGCTGGCTTCCATGGCATTTATCCAGACCGATGAAAATGTCGCACCGATTACGGAATTGAGCTTGCCAACGTTCTTCCTGCTATTTTTCTCTGGCTGGATTGCCAGCATGGCGATGCTATTGCCTGGCATCAGCGGCTCGTTCATCCTATTGTTGATCGGTGTTTATTCGACGGCCATCAACGCCTTGTCGACATTGAACTTGCCGATCGTCCTGGCAATCGGTGCCGGCGTCATGGTCGGGTTTGTCGTTTCGAGTAAAGCGATCAGCTATTTGCTGGAGCATTTTACGTACGTGACCTATGCGGCCATCATCGGCTTGATCCTTGGCTCGCTGTTCGTTGTCTTCCCCGGTTTTGCGGCCGATCCGATGACCTTAGTGACCAGTTTGATTACATTCATGGCCGGCTTAGTGTTCACGCTTTGGTTCAGTTCGCCGAAGAAAACCGATATTACGAGCGAACACAATGTGGAAGCTTAA